The DNA segment ACTCGCTCTCGTATCTGGCGATGTcttaacttggcgacgcctacgccTAGCGACGTCTACACCTGGTGACGCCTACCCCTGGCGAAGCCTAtgcctggcgacgcctacgtctggcgacgccttgagtctctgttttgtttcttaatctTTCGCTCTTACATCGTGTGGGAGGGGAAAACTGAgataaagttttcttaaacttcTTTTTACTCGGGTGACCttattaaaaaacccccgagagggaaaaagagtgtcccatTTACAATTGTGTGCTTCATAattttcaactgaaataaactTTAAAGTGGCCCCATCCAACGCCTATCTCGCGTGTTCTCTGCACGAGACTCATTTCTGCGATCTCcttctataggcgtcgcccTGTCGGGTGCTTTGGGTGTCGCCTCCTCTGACGCTTCTTCCATGGGCGCATCTTCCTTAGGCGTCGCCTCCGCTTGTGAGGCCTCAACAGGTGTCAACTccgcgggcgtcgcctcttccaagGGCTCTACCTCCATTAGCGTATCCGAAACGGGCGATCGCTCAAgtaccatgaacacgcctctctttgtcttcaagctattttcatagcatttccgaGCCTCCTCTTGATCAGATTTGATCACAATTACCTTGCCACtaaggtccggcagcttcatcttcatgtggcttGTGGAGGCCACTGCTCTCAGTCTATTCAGCGCTGGTCTTCCCAtcaagatgttgtaggctgaattgGCATTCACGACTAcataccggatgctttcggtacgcgacaCCGTTCCATCAGTAAACgtcgtcctcaactccaggtagccaCGCACCTCAACTTTGTCCCCTGTGAACCTATACAAGAATCCAGTGTAGGGCCTCAGCAAGTCAGGGGACAATTGCAACTTATTGAACGTCAACCAAAACATGACATTTGTAGAATtgccctggtcgacgagaaccctaCGCACCTTTCTCCCAGTTGTGACAatcgaaatgaccacggggtcattgtcatgtgggacAACATCTCGTATGTTAGCCCTTGTAaacacgaggtctgactcccactgATCATCCGAACTCCCCTCTGCAACTGAATTTACTGACCTCACATACCTCTTacgttgagaggcagtgggccCTCCTCTAGAAAAGCCACCAGAAatggtgtgcacttctccaTGGATTGGCATTTCATGCGCCTGATCCTCCTCTCGCACCGCTAGGGCTGTGGTCGTGGCAGGCCCAACAAGATAATCCTTgaggaaaccattcttcacggGCTCATCCAGCTGATGGCCCAGCGCCAAGTAGTTGTTGATATGGTGCCCAAacgcctcgtggaactcgcaccatgagTCTTTACAAggccccagcaccttgtcagacTTCATTGGTGGCCTCAGCCTgtcagctatgttaggcacaaCAATGAGGTCCTTtagctccaccacaaaattgtgccTCAGCGGTCTATTTCCTTCCCTCGCTGGCCTGTTACCCTCTGCTCGACCCCTGGGCTGGGGCCTCCTTGCCTCGTAGGGGCATCTCCTGTCTTGGTTCTTCCTCCCTGTCGCGGCCTCATGGACTCTGGCAGGTTGTGCACGCGACTGCATTCTAGAGCGCGTGGGCGCAACACTTGTGCGTTTCTCATACATTTCACCCTCAGAGGCGATGTGTTCCACCGCACGACGCCTTATCTCAGCGAAAGTTTTggggcggttgcggatgattGACTCGCAGAAAGGCCCAGGGCACACCCCCTTTCTGAATGCGTATACGATCATGGGCTCTTCtgtggtgccaaccttcaccactTGCGCCCCGAAACGATTTATGTATTCCTTCAATGTCtcgccttgatactgcttcacatcgaacAGGTCATATGAAACCGGTGGTGGAGCCCTGTTGGCTagatactgctctctgaataaCTGCGAAAGTTGTGcaaaggaggtgatatggccatttggaagactaatgaaccagtccatggccatcccagtcaaagtgctcatgaagagcttgcactttaCGGCGTCAAAgccgcc comes from the Phaseolus vulgaris cultivar G19833 chromosome 8, P. vulgaris v2.0, whole genome shotgun sequence genome and includes:
- the LOC137824843 gene encoding uncharacterized protein; this encodes MQADLAASQARNEELYRMNEELRRGWRNHTGLHDGDELEGSSPPREFSTPFSQPILETVIPNTFVGPKVTFTGMLDPEAHLTAFHTQMMLVGGFDAVKCKLFMSTLTGMAMDWFISLPNGHITSFAQLSQLFREQYLANRAPPPVSYDLFDVKQYQGETLKEYINRFGAQVVKVGTTEEPMIVYAFRKGVCPGPFCESIIRNRPKTFAEIRRRAVEHIASEGEMYEKRTSVAPTRSRMQSRAQPARVHEAATGRKNQDRRCPYEARRPQPRGRAEGNRPAREGNRPLRHNFVVELKDLIVVPNIADRLRPPMKSDKVLGPCKDSWCEFHEAFGHHINNYLALGHQLDEPVKNGFLKDYLVGPATTTALAVREEDQAHEMPIHGEVHTISGGFSRGGPTASQRKRYVRSVNSVAEGSSDDQWESDLVFTRANIRDVVPHDNDPVVISIVTTGRKVRRVLVDQGNSTNVMFWLTFNKLQLSPDLLRPYTGFLYRFTGDKVEVRGYLELRTTFTDGTVSRTESIRYVVVNANSAYNILMGRPALNRLRAVASTSHMKMKLPDLSGKVIVIKSDQEEARKCYENSLKTKRGVFMVLERSPVSDTLMEVEPLEEATPAELTPVEASQAEATPKEDAPMEEASEEATPKAPDRATPIEGDRRNESRAENTRDRRWMGPL